A single window of Pseudomonas benzenivorans DNA harbors:
- the fliG gene encoding flagellar motor switch protein FliG, giving the protein MSDNRTAAKLNKVDKAAILLLSLGETDAAQVLRHLGPKEVQKVGVAMAGMRNVHREQVLQVMGEFVDIVGDQTSLGVGADGYIRKMLTQALGEDKAGNLIDRILLGGSTSGLDSLKWMEPRAVADVIRYEHPQIQAIVVAYLDPDQAGEVLSHFDHKVRLDIVLRVSSLNTVQPAALKELNLILEKQFSGSANTTRASLGGVKRAADIMNFLDSSTEGQLMDSIREVDEDLSTQIEDLMFVFDNLADVDDRGIQALLREVSSDVLVLALKGADEAIKEKVFKNMSKRAAELLRDDLEAKGPVRVSDVESAQKEILTIARRMAEAGEIVLGGKGGEEMV; this is encoded by the coding sequence ATGAGTGACAATCGTACTGCTGCGAAACTGAACAAGGTCGACAAGGCCGCCATCCTCCTGCTCTCCCTCGGCGAGACCGACGCCGCCCAGGTGTTGCGTCATCTTGGGCCCAAGGAGGTGCAGAAGGTCGGTGTGGCCATGGCCGGCATGCGCAACGTGCACCGCGAGCAGGTCCTGCAGGTGATGGGCGAATTCGTCGACATCGTCGGCGATCAGACCAGTCTGGGCGTGGGCGCCGACGGCTATATCCGCAAGATGCTGACCCAGGCCCTTGGTGAGGACAAGGCCGGTAATCTGATCGACCGCATCCTTCTGGGCGGCAGCACCAGCGGCCTGGACAGCCTGAAGTGGATGGAGCCGCGGGCGGTGGCCGACGTGATTCGCTACGAGCACCCGCAGATCCAGGCCATCGTCGTGGCCTACCTCGACCCCGATCAGGCCGGCGAGGTGCTCAGCCACTTCGATCACAAGGTGCGCCTGGACATCGTCCTGCGCGTGTCCTCCCTGAACACCGTGCAGCCGGCGGCGCTCAAGGAACTCAACCTGATTCTCGAGAAGCAGTTCTCCGGCAGCGCCAACACCACCCGCGCCAGCCTCGGCGGGGTCAAGCGCGCCGCCGACATCATGAACTTCCTCGACAGTTCGACCGAAGGCCAGTTGATGGACTCGATCCGCGAGGTCGACGAGGACCTGTCGACGCAGATCGAAGATCTGATGTTCGTCTTCGACAACCTGGCCGATGTCGACGACCGCGGGATTCAGGCGCTGCTGCGCGAGGTCTCGTCGGACGTGCTGGTGCTGGCGCTCAAGGGTGCCGACGAAGCGATCAAGGAGAAGGTCTTCAAGAACATGTCCAAGCGCGCCGCCGAGCTGTTGCGCGACGACCTGGAGGCCAAGGGGCCGGTACGGGTCAGCGACGTGGAGTCGGCACAGAAGGAAATCCTCACCATCGCCCGGCGCATGGCCGAAGCCGGGGAAATCGTCCTTGGCGGCAAGGGCGGCGAGGAGATGGTCTAA